The nucleotide window GCACTATTCAATCTGAATTGCTCCAGCTCTGCTGCACTTTGCTGACCTGCAGTATTCAGATCTTTCAGCAGCTGATCGATACCCGCTACAGACTGTGAGGACTGTTCTGCTAGTTTCCGAACTTCACCCGCCACCACTGCGAATCCTCTGCCATGCTCTCCAGCACGGGCAGCTTCAATAGATGCATTCAAGGCCAGCAGATTGGTTTGGGCCGCAATATTCTGAATACTGCCCGTAATTTCGGAGATTGCTCCAATTTTGCTGAGTAGTAGTTCATTGGATGTTTCAACACGAGTCGTGGATTGTTGCCCAACTTCAGAAAGATCCATCTGGCGGCTAATAGCACTTGTGCCACTTTCCATGGCCTGAGTAACATCCAGTATCGTTTGCGAGGCTTGATGAGCCTCATCTGTAATCTGATCAATGACTTGATTAATGCCAGATACCATTTCTGCACCGGATTGGATCGATTCAGCCTGTTCACCTGCACCCTTGGCAATCTCTTCAATGACTGTGGAGATCTGACCTGCAATTTCATTGCTGCCGGAAGCTTCCTTGTACATCGTTTGAGAAGAGGCTTGTACTTGCTGTGCAGAGTGATCCACCTGTTGAATCAATTGACGCAGAGAAGTGGACATGGCATTGAAAGAAGTACCTAATTGGGCAATTTCATCTTTACCTTTGACGTCAACTTGCACCGTAAGATCTCCTGCGGCCAATTGTTGCGCACTGTTCTTCATATTCAGCAGGGGTTTGATCGTTCTGAGCGCGAAGAAGTAGGCCAGAGCCGCCAGCACCACGGTGAAAATAACGATAAACGCCAGATACAGCTTTCTTGTTTTGGTGAATTCCGCCAAGGCGGCAGCTTTGGAGATGGAGGTTGCTACAATCCAGTTGGTATTCGGAATTTTCTCGTAATAGATTAACTGCCGATCGTTATTATACGTATATTCGGACAATCCGCTAGGTTGATTAAGCATCGTGCCCACGATCTCTGTATAGTCACTCTGTTCAGCGAGTGGTGTATTCAATAGCTCTTGATTCGGATGTGAGAGCACAACACCCTTCTGGTCCAGCAAAAAGGTGAATCCGTTGTCTGTGTGGATCGAACTGATCTCATCCTTAATGGAATCGAGTGATATATTTTCCGATATGGCCCCTTGGAAATTCCCGTTCTCGTCATGTAGCGGCACGCCGATGAAAATGGACTGTATACCGGCTTTGGTGACATAGGCATCACTGAACGTAAGTGCGTTCGAAGCTTTGATGGCTACGTACCATGGACGCTCGCGTGCATCAAAGGTGGCATCTGGTATGAAGCCTGCTCCGTCTAAATATGTACCGTCTTCGAGGCCGAAGTAAATGGTGGCGATATCCTCTTTGTTAGAGGCCAGTTGGAATGCTTGTAAATGTTCCATGCTGATCTCATTGAGTGGTACCGTATCATCAATGACTTTGCCCAGTGTTTCGATGACTTTGGCTTGAGTCAAAGCCCATCCATCGACTTCTGTTACTGCTTTTTGAACTGTGCTTTGCAGCTCATTGTCTACGGATTCTGTCGCTTGCTTCTCAATCACGTACAGCGCGATATAGCTGAGCGGCGCAGCGAGCAGAATGCAGATGGTGGTGACGATGACAATGACTTTGGTTTTGAGCGTCATGATTTTCCTCTTTTCTAATCCTGTATATACTATTTATATCGGCAGTTGATGCAGTAATTTTATATGGCATTTAATAGGAGGTGAGCGGTTCAAGATCAGATTTCTTCACGGGCACAAGCAGCTACACAAGTAGCTCTTTCACCCGGCATGATCCAAGAAAATGGAACTTTGTTGAATCCGACAGGGCAAATGAGCAGAGCGGAGACAGCAACTGTAATGCAACGTTTGTTGAAGTTGGCAAAATTGATCTGAAGCCTAAACATTTGACTGAAAATAACCGATACACCAAAGTAACATCTAATGGGACGAAAGTAGTCTGATTATACGGAATGAGAGGGTATGGGGATAATTATGGATGAGGGCATGCAATATATTAATTTTTCGGTAGGAGACCAGATCTTTGCACTACGAATTGATGAAGTTCATGAGATCATCAGAATGGTGCAGGTGACAACGGTCCCATTTGGAAGTCCGGAGATCCGAGGTTTTGCTTCGTTGTATGGTAAGGTCGTTTCGGTTGTGAGTCTACGTGTATTGTTAGGCATGCCGGACCAGGAGGATACTACTTCTACACGTATTATTGTGGTGCCTTACAAAGGTGGA belongs to Paenibacillus sp. FSL H8-0079 and includes:
- a CDS encoding chemotaxis protein CheW, with protein sequence MDEGMQYINFSVGDQIFALRIDEVHEIIRMVQVTTVPFGSPEIRGFASLYGKVVSVVSLRVLLGMPDQEDTTSTRIIVVPYKGGFVPLIVDMVDSVVSYDRFEEPAEEHRRFMLGVFDKIGFCEDHRAGILNLDVLLGSLIRS
- a CDS encoding methyl-accepting chemotaxis protein is translated as MTLKTKVIVIVTTICILLAAPLSYIALYVIEKQATESVDNELQSTVQKAVTEVDGWALTQAKVIETLGKVIDDTVPLNEISMEHLQAFQLASNKEDIATIYFGLEDGTYLDGAGFIPDATFDARERPWYVAIKASNALTFSDAYVTKAGIQSIFIGVPLHDENGNFQGAISENISLDSIKDEISSIHTDNGFTFLLDQKGVVLSHPNQELLNTPLAEQSDYTEIVGTMLNQPSGLSEYTYNNDRQLIYYEKIPNTNWIVATSISKAAALAEFTKTRKLYLAFIVIFTVVLAALAYFFALRTIKPLLNMKNSAQQLAAGDLTVQVDVKGKDEIAQLGTSFNAMSTSLRQLIQQVDHSAQQVQASSQTMYKEASGSNEIAGQISTVIEEIAKGAGEQAESIQSGAEMVSGINQVIDQITDEAHQASQTILDVTQAMESGTSAISRQMDLSEVGQQSTTRVETSNELLLSKIGAISEITGSIQNIAAQTNLLALNASIEAARAGEHGRGFAVVAGEVRKLAEQSSQSVAGIDQLLKDLNTAGQQSAAELEQFRLNSAAQSDSMAETSASFENIRQSIEEIIHQINSITSGMNSIKSGAAQVSDVITGLAAVAEQSAASTEEAASSTTEQSESIGNIADAAKALSDHADQLLLEVSRFNTESK